TACCAAAATCTGCCACTTGGGTAGTTTTTTCGGGTTGAATGGAAAGTCCCACGGGCTTATAAGAAACTGATATAGAACCGCCTATAATTGCATGCCCGTATTGGAACTTAATATTAATCGTACCTCTTTCATGTTTATCAGCGTAAACATATTGAGAAATGTATCCAGAGTGTAGTTGTCTATTACCCATTTGTAAGTCATACTCTGCTGCTACACCAATACCCGGATCCCAATCAGATGCTTTTGAAGAATCTTCGCATTCCCATTTCTTTTTAAAAGCTGGTTTAGTACAATAGCGATTTTCATGATCATCTGGTTTACCTTTTGAGGTCATAGGCATAAAGAATTTGGAGGTTGCAGGGTATCCAATTGACATTTTATCAGTTAACGTCCAAATCGGGGGTTCTGACCACTCGAATTTACCGTATAAATAGTATTTTCGATAACCACTTCTATCACTTTTGACTTCGAAAGCTTTTGCCTTTAACTCTATTTCGCTAAAATCATCTTCTTCATCCTTCTTTTTGGCCAATGATTTATTCATCTCAGATTGACCTTCATCAAATTTATGAGTAACCGTTTTCGAACCAATTTTTTTAGCGCCTTGATCAATCAATGCTTGCAAGATATGAGGAGGCATATCTTCCAGTTCCTCTTCATCCAAACCAATGTCTGAAACAAGGGCTTCTCGTTCATTTTCTTTCAATTCTGTTTGAGTTGTTTCGGCATAAGCGCTAAAACATAAACTTAAAGATAGAAAAACAGTAAGAGCAGAAAACAGTAATCTCTTCATAATATTTCTCCTTTTCTTATATTTAAGAATAGAATAATTATATATGGAAAAAATGTCAAATATTGATAAATCATGTAGAACTCGTTTTGCTGGTCGAACTTTAAATACCATTTCTAACCATTGCATATTTTCCTCATCATAAAATAAAATAAGAACATACATTCGTATTCAAGGAGATGTTTTGATGGCTAGCAAAATTCTTGATCCACTTGTAACGAAATTTATTTTGCCAGAGCATGCAGAGATTTTACGCCAGCTTCACGAGGATAAGAAACTGATCGAGAAGCCGATCATTGAAGAGGATGAGCTAGCCGAGTTTTGCTACAGGATATCTGACTCGCGTCAGCATGACTATGTCCTTACAATTAGCTGGTGGAAAGAGACAAAAGAGGGCAGAGGCGTGATAGAATCCGCTTGGGGATGGGTAGATAAGTTTGATTCAACGTTTAAACAGATCAAGTTAAAGAACGATGAAGATTTCTGGTGGATACCTGTAGAAGATGTAGTGGATATAACTACATAATAAGTATGTAATGCATATAATAATGAAGAAATAAGTTATTTTGGGGTTAATTCGTATATATGTTGGGGAGTTCAACCAGTATAATCGCCACAGTACTCTCATGTCGGCCTATCGTCACATTAAAGATCCGAAATTCATGTACTCAATCATTCGAGAAAAAGGTGAGGTTTACAAGGCTTTGAAGCAGTTTTTTGGTAAAAAAGAAGTAGAGGTTTACTAGAAAAAATAAAAATTCACAATAAAATCCCCCGTGGTTAATTATAGGTATGAATCCTTATTTTAAAGGAAACAGACATAATCAACCAAAAGGGGATTTTTTGTGAATAAATGGTTAGTACGTTTTTATGTAACTTACTTCCCTATCCAACTTTAATCATACTCATACAATTTTATCATGTGAACAGAATGGAAATTCTAAAGGTTAAAAATGAAACATTACCTACTCCACTGAAAATAGCTTGTAACTGATTTGACAAAAGGGGAGTTTTAGTTTGAAGAAAGTAAGGATGATTACATCCTCGGTGCATGTGACAACCCAAACATTCTTTTTGAAATGAGGTTTATTTCCATATGATACAAGAGGATTAGGTATAAAAATACTTTTGACAACAGTAATTTTTTCTATTTCTATTTTGTACCATCTATCATACAATTTCAATTACCCTCAAGGACTGGGAACCTTACTTGGAATAACAGCTTCTATAGTCATGAAAGAGAGAAACTTCTCAAGCGTGAAGATATTAGGATCTTTGGAACTTTGTCTATAAGCTGAAACCCGGACGTGGATCCGGGGTATTTGTATTGTTTTAAAGTGTCAAATAATCCATCTCAAATGGTGATTATTTGACACTTACGTTAAAGCAGATATTTATTTTTGGCCCTGCTGGTAGCTTGTAGAACGAATCTAGAAGAAGACTGAACTCGTAAGAATCTATTTACAGTTTTACGGCGGAATCCGATAAATTGCCCGATTTCATCCAGTATTAGCAGATTCGTCAAAGTGGTGGGAGCAATATAGAATTTAAACCAAGTTTGGGGTTTTCACATTTTGTGGGTTAAGTGATCAATTTGATGTTGTATCATTCGTAGCTTTTCCTGAAGCTCCTGATACCATTCCCATGCCTAGTGGACTAAAGCAAGCAACAAACATGGCAACTTTCAAAGTATTCTTTAAAGACCTTACTGCTAGTGACTGATTTAAAGGTTGGAGTAGCATTGCGGTTAGTGGAGACCTAGCAAAAGGGGAGCTAGACAAAGCATTCCGTCCAACCAAAACAGTAACATACGCGGAAGCATCTACTGAATGATCTAGACATCATGAAACAAACAGCTTTAGAAGTACTTCCAGGTGTTTATGGTTATAACATCGCTTAATTATATAAGTAAATGTATGGATAGCTTAGAGGTCAAAGTCTCTTATCTGTCTAAAACATATATGTTATGTAAACAAGGGAATGAGATACTTCAATATACGATATTTGGAGGGGTTGTAAGTGAATAAAAAAGTAATCCTATCAGTGCTATCTACAGCACTAGTAACTAGTATGGCTACTTCTGCTTATGCAGCAGATGGCGGTGTATATATTGGTGGAAACGTAGACAGATACTATTCTGACAAAGCACTAATTAAACAAACTCATAAATTTGTAGCAGATTTATATGATTCTGGTTTAAAGAATGTTGAAAACAATGTTCTTTATGTAAACTGGGATGGGGAAGTAGCTACTTTACAAGAAATGATGGTTGCTAAATTAGCGGGAAAAGAAGTTGAATACAAAACAGTAACTAGCAAAGATTTCGAAAAAATCGGTGGAGAAAAAGGTTTCTACGCTGTAGATGCTAAAGGTAACGTTTCTACTGTAAAAGAAATGCAACCTGAGCAAAAATCACTTACTACAGAAGTTATTGTTACTAATGCTACTGAGTTTAATATCGCATTACAAAATCCAAATGTGAAAACCATCATTTTGGGAACAGATATTCAAGGAGATATTACTGTAGCTCGTAGCATCATCATTAAAGGTTCAGGCAAAAAGATTATTGGCGATCTGAAGATTACGAATGTGGACAAAAATAATGTGGAGTTAAGCGATGTTACTGTTGAAGGAAAAACAATTGTAGGGTAGGTATAGATCCACAATGCTTTTTTGGAATATTAGGGAGATCGATAAATTTTTTTATCGTCCTCTCCTTACATATATGAGGGAGTGAATAGTAATGAGTAAGTTTAATTTCAAAAAATTATCTGTATTAGCTGTTCTTTCTACTGCTGCATTTAGCATGATTGTAACACCTGCATTTGCAAAAGTTACGGTAACGAATTCTACATTCAATGAGGTAGTTGTAAATAAAGCTACCGAAATTGAATTTGATAATAAAGTTAACGTTTCTAAAATACTATTTAATACATCTGATGTAACGGTCATAGGATTACCTTCTACTACAAATATTCAAGTAGGAGAGAATGTGGATACTGAAAAGATAGGTGGTTTATCAAAAGAGCAGAAAGACAAAGCAAAACGAGTAGTCCCTGCTATCACTAATCAAGTAGTAGCCCCTGTCATCAGTAAAGTTGAAAAAATTACGATCACTAGCAAAGCAAAAGGTAGTGTTGCTAAGAGTGTAAAATTAGATTTGCCAAATGCTGGTGGAAATAGCTATAAAATTTTAAAACAAAATCAGGTATTTGATACACCAAATAAAGGTGCTAAGGCCCCTATTAAGGCAGTAGCTTATATTTCTGGAAATGATATCACAGATGCACAAGCTAATGAGTATGTTGGTGTCTATGAAGTAGACGGATCTGATAACATTGTGAAGTTCGTATCTGTTCAGTTGGAAGCTAAGGATATTAAAGCTGCGCCGGTTGTTGCTCCAATTATAAGTGGTCATAAGGTAGAGGCAGGTAGTGCTACTGGAACAACAAAAGTAACCTATACGGTAGGCAATGGAAACAGCCTGAAATACAAGCTAGAAGATAAGGCATTCACGATACCAAATGTAGGTGATGTTCTTAGTGGAGGGACAGGCTACACCTCCGGTCAAGACATCACGGCTGAAGCAAACAAGTATCTTGGTCTTTATGAAGTAGACGGATCTAATCACATTGTGAAGTTCGTATCTGTTCAGTTGGAAGCTAAGGATATTAAAGCTGCGCCGGTTGTTGCCCCAACTATAAGTGGTCATAAGGTAGAGGCAGGTAGTGCTACTGGAACAACAAAAGTAACCTATACGGTAGGCAATGGAAACAGCCTGAAATACAAGCTAGAAGATAAGGCATTCACGATACCAAATGTAGGAGAAGCCCTTTCTGGTGGTGAGCAAGACTACACTTCTGGTGGTGACATCACGGCTAAAGCAGGCCAGCATCTTGGTCTTTATGAAGTAGACGGATCTGATAACATTGTGAAGTTCGTATCTGTTCAGTTGGAAGCTAAGGATATTAAAGCTGCGCCGGTTGTTGCTCCAATTATAAGTGGTCATAAGGTAGAGGCAGGTAGTGCTACTGGAACAACAAAAGTAACCTATACGGTAGGCAATGGAAACAGCCTGAAATACAAACTAGAAGTTCATGCATTCACGACACCAAATGTAGGAGAAGCCCTTTCTGGTGGTGAGCAAGACTACACTTCTGGTGGTGACATCAAGGCTGAAGCAAACAAGTATCTTGGTCTTTATGAAGTAGACGGATCTGATAACATTGTGAAGTTCGTATCTGTTCAGTTGGAAGCTAAGGATATTAAAGCTGCGCCGGTTGTTGCTCCGACTATAAGTGGTCATAAGGTAGAGGCAGGTAGTGCTACTGGAACAACAAAAGTAACCTATACGGTAGGCAATGGAAACAGCCTGAAATACAAACTAGAAGTTCATGCATTCACGACACCAAATGTAGGAGAAGCCCTTTCTGGTGGTGAGCAAGACTACACTTCTGGTGGTGACATCAAGGCTGAAGCAAACAAGTATCTTGGTCTTTATGAAGTAGACGGATCTGATAACATTGTGAAGTTCGTATCTGTTCAGTTGGAAGCTAAGGATATTAAAGCTGCGCCGGTTGTTGCTCCGACTATAAGTGGTCATAAGGTAGAGGCAGGTAGTGCTACTGGAACAACAAAAGTAACCTATACGGTAGGCAATGGAAACAGCCTGAAATACAAACTAGAAGTTCATGCATTCACGACACCAAATGTAGGAGAAGCCCTTTCTGGTGGTGAGCAAGACTACACTTCTGGTGGTGACATCAAGGCTGAAGCAAACAAGTATCTTGGTCTTTATGAAGTAGACGGATCTGATAACATTGTGAAGTTCGTATCTGTTCAGTTGGAAGCTAAGGATATTAAAGCTGCGCCGGTTGTTGCTCCGACTATAAGCGGTCATAACGTAGAGGCAGGTAGTGCTTCTGGGACAACAAAAGTAACCTATACGGTAGGCAATGGAAACAGCTTGAAATATAAACTAGCAGATAAGACATTCACGATACCAAATGTAGGTGATGTTCTTCCTGATGGCGAGCAAGACTACACCTCTGGTAACGACATCCCGGCTGAAGCAAACAAGTATCTAGGTCTTTATGAAGTAGACGGGGCTGATAACATTGTGAAGTTCGTATCTGTTCAGTTGAAAGCTAAGGATATCAAAGTTGCTCCGATTGTTGTTCCGACTATAAGTGGTCATAAGGTAGAGGCAGGTAGTGCTTCTGGGACAACAAAAGTAACCTATACGGTAGGCAATGGAAACAGCCTGAAATATAAACTAGAAGATGATGCATTCACGCCACCAAATGTAGGTGAAGCCCTTTCAGGTGGCGAGCAAGACTACACTTCTGGTAACGACATCCCGGCTGAAGCAAACAAGTATCTAGGTCTTTATGAAGTAGACGGATCCAATCACATTGTGAAGTTCGTATCTGTTCAGTTGGAAGCTAAGGATATCAAAGCTGCGCCGGTTGTTGCACCGACTATAAGTGGTCATAAGGTAGAGGCAGGTAGTGCTCCTGAGACAACAAAAGTAACCTATACGGTAGGCAATGGAAACAGCTTGAAATACAAACTAGAAGATCATACATTCACGCCACCAAATGTAGGAGAAGCGCTTCCTGGTGGCGAGCAAGACTACACTTCTGGTAACGACATCCCGGCTGAAGCAAACAAGTATCTAGGTCTTTATGAAGTAGACGGATCCAATCACATTGTGAAGTTCGTATCTGTTCAGTTGAAAGCTAAGGATATCAAAGCTGCGCCGGTTGTTGCTCCGACTATCAGTGGTCAAGTAGTAGCAGAAGGTAGTGCTACTGGGACAACAAAAGTAACCTATACGGTAGGCAATGGAAACAGCTTGAAATACAAACTAGCAGATCATGCATTCACGACACCAAATGTAGGAGAAGCACTTCCTGGTGGCGAGCAAGACTACACTTCTGGTAACGACATCCCGGCTGAAGCAAACAAGTATCTAGGTCTGTATGAAGTAGACGGATCCAATCACATTGTGAAGTTCGTATCTGTTCAGTTGAAAGCTAAGGATATCAAAGTTGCTCCGATTGCTGTTCCGACTATAAGTGGTCATAAGGTAGAGGCAGGTAGTGCTCCTGGGACAACAAAAGTAACCTATACTACAGGCGAAGGAAAC
This is a stretch of genomic DNA from Brevibacillus laterosporus DSM 25. It encodes these proteins:
- a CDS encoding YolD-like family protein, with product MASKILDPLVTKFILPEHAEILRQLHEDKKLIEKPIIEEDELAEFCYRISDSRQHDYVLTISWWKETKEGRGVIESAWGWVDKFDSTFKQIKLKNDEDFWWIPVEDVVDITT
- a CDS encoding pectate lyase-like adhesive domain-containing protein gives rise to the protein MNKKVILSVLSTALVTSMATSAYAADGGVYIGGNVDRYYSDKALIKQTHKFVADLYDSGLKNVENNVLYVNWDGEVATLQEMMVAKLAGKEVEYKTVTSKDFEKIGGEKGFYAVDAKGNVSTVKEMQPEQKSLTTEVIVTNATEFNIALQNPNVKTIILGTDIQGDITVARSIIIKGSGKKIIGDLKITNVDKNNVELSDVTVEGKTIVG